A stretch of DNA from Orcinus orca chromosome 3, mOrcOrc1.1, whole genome shotgun sequence:
GACCcagaagaaacttaaaagctaaCACTAATGATAGCATTAGACAAACTTAATAGAGGTTTGAATGAACTGCCAGCCAGCAAGCAGCAGTATTGCTGTTTTGGAAAGCTGAGTGTGTTGGGGTTTTGTTTACCTGAGGCTTTGTCTGTCACTTGGTTACCATCACATTTAGCTCCTTCCAGGCAGGGCTTGTAGGCTCAGTTTGCTGCAGTCTTCCCTTGCCTGGCTCGTTGATTAGGTCATATTTCCAGCACTGCATGCGGTTGCTGCTGGTTTTCTGGGGTTGGGCTCTAAGTGTAGCTACAGCGGTAGTTTGTTGAAGGGTAACTGTGAGGTGCTGATTGGATCTGGGTGGGTGAGTGCACGCTTCAGTCTGTGAGTACTGAGTGTCTGGACCAGCTTTAGAAAACTGTGCTACTGGCCCCATTCTTGCTCTAACCTTCCAAGTTCAGCTCGTGGGTGCAGTACCAGAGGCCCTGCCAACTGGGCCTCAGACTCTGGAGCTACATGGAACTCTAGCATCATGACCCATCATCAAGGACCCTTACAGTTTTCCAGTAAAATGACCTtgtctgtgtgtatatttctcaaccccttcccctttccttttttattttttaattagtagTAGTCCTGCTCTGGAATCTGTAATAAATTTCTATTACCATAGAGGAAtttggctaatttttttttcttcctgatttcctTAGAAATCCTAAGTAATGCACTGAAGAGAGGAGAGATCATTGCAAAGCAGGGAGGAGGTAGGAAACGCTTAGTTttgatgttttgatttttagaataGGCCTGTGTTACCGGGGATAGTAGTGTAGTGGTGAAAGCATGGGCTCTAAAATAGACTGCCTGGGGTGGGGAACCAGCTCTGGCTcctcctagctgtgtgacatttggcaagttactgaacttctCTGTTTTTCgtactgtaaaatggggatataatggtacctacctcatagggttgttctgtagagtaaatgagttaatgcataaAAGAGGACCTACGTATGTGCTGCGTACACGTTAGCCATTGTCAAAATGTCTGTGTAATCTGGGGGCTTTGTTTCTAGtattataaaattgtaaattgctaaaagtaaatatttcacCTGATTATAAAAGTGTACACCACCTAATCATAGCATATGTTTCCTATGTACACGTGTACTCACAAAAATTCAGAACATTATGAAGAAAGTAAATACCTGAAATCTCATTGCCCTGCGATGAATGCtgtaaatattttggaatatattttcccattaatacacttttttttaagGGGTACCTAAAACTAAATGTACTTTAAttcagtctgattttttttttttccctcatggcTCTGAGCATCTTGGCATTTCCTTGGTAACTCCACTTGCTGGATTTATTTCTGTGGTGGGCTGATTCTAGAACTCCATGTGGGTACCGTTTCTTCCTAGTTCTCTGCTGCTATTGGCATCTGGAGTGTCACCCTCATTTTTGGTACTTCTGGGGATGCTACCCACCCTCTCTAGGTCTCTTACATTTTTTATAGTTGCTGAGATATTTCTGCTGTGAAAgcttaatattcttaaaattgtgTTTATATTTTGCCACTTGGTGCACTGTTATTCAGCCAAGGAAACAGTCACCGAGAAGTGGCATGACTCGTGCGAGGTCACAGCTTTGGTCAGTTAGAGAATCAAAGAAACGGCTGAATTTCCTCTTTTGGTATTTGCATCTTGGCCTGGGCTGCTTGATTCAAGAATGGGCTGGCTGAGGGCCCAGCTGCCCATTTTTCAGAGGCAGGTGGTGGTGGTCGTGAAGCTTGAGTGAGGGGGACTCTCGGGCTCTGCATGTGGAAAAACTTGGTGGCCAGTGGCCTTGGTGGTGGAGCCCGACCCTCCTTCTCCAGAATTGTAAGCATCACAGGGTCGGCTGTGCACTGCTGACCTGCCAGCGTGTGTCCAGCTGAACCATGACAGTGAGGGACTGATCCCAGGCCTGTTACTAAATCTACTCTGCAGTGCcatcagatttttttcctccaaagctAGCAAAGTTATACACAGCAAAGTCGGTTGGCGGTTTCCGTGACAGAGTAAGGTTCCCTAGAAGTGGCTGGCTGTGTTCATTTGTACATGAGGATCTGTATTGGTGttggtgtttgttttctttatctctgcCTGATTACATGGCTGTGTAATAACTTACTTATGCCGTGGAGGTGCTAAGGAAATGCAGCCAGACTGGTTACCAGCAGGGCATTGTAGAGGGACAAGTTGGGAGAGGATAGAGGTTGTGAGCAATTTTAATTGTCCCCATTATAATCCATGTAATCCATTATGTCGGGTGACCATCTGAGTGTGGGGTTTCTGTCCCTcgcgctcccccccccccccccccgccgccccccagaGCCTTTATCAATGTCTGGTGGTGGGGAAACTGCAGAGTTCTCAAGGAGTTGATGCCTGTTGCTCACAAAGCTTGTCACAAGTATTAGCACTTTCGAAGTAATGTGGAGAACATTGTTGATCAAAGTTCTCGGGGTgggttttttccctctttaaattttattatggaaattaacTGTGGCACAGAAGTAGGAAGAATGATGTACTCACTACCCAGCTTTAACAGTTGTCAACATTTGCAGGATATCTAATGATAACTTATTGTGGGACTTAAAATTTCTGAACCGTGATTGAGCTTGTGAAGTGCCCAGGCCTCTGCACCCAGGGAACCCTCCTGGCATGGTGTGCACACAGATCCTCAAGTACCTGACATATGCCTGACACATTTCATGTCTCTGTTTTAGGTGGAGGTGGAGGCAGTGTCCCTGGAATTGAGAGGATGGGCCCCGGCATTGACCGCATTGGGGGTGCCGGCATGGAGCGCATGGGTGCAGGCCTGGGCCACGGCATGGATCGTGTGGGCTCTGAGATTGAGCGCATGGGCCTGGTCATGGACCGCATGGGCTCAGTCGAGCGCATGGGCTCCGGCATCGAGCGCATGGGCCCACTGGGCCTCGACCACATGGCCTCCAGCATCGAGCGCATGGGCCAGACCATGGAGCGCATCGGCTCTGGTGTGGAGCGCATGGGTGCCGGCATGGGCTTTGGCCTGGAGCGTATGGCCGCACCCATTGACCGTGTGGGCCAGACCATCGAGCGCATGGGCTCTGGCGTGGAGCGAATGGGCCCTGCCATCGAGCGCATGGGCCTGAGCATGGAGCGCATGGTGCCCGCAGGCATGGGGGCAGGCCTGGAGCGCATGGGCCCTGTGATGGATCGCATGGCCACCGGCCTGGAGCGCATGGGCGCCAACAACCTGGAGCGCATGGGCCTGGAGCGTATGGGCGCCAACAGTCTCGAGCGCATGGGCCTGGAGCGCATGGGCGCCAACAGCCTGGAGCGCATGGGTCCCGCCATGGGCCCGGCCCTGGGCGCTGGCATTGAGCGCATGGGCCTGGCCATGGGTGGTGGTGGCGGTGCCAGCTTTGACCGTGCCATCGAGATGGAGCGTGGCAACTTCGGAGGAAGCTTCGCAGGTTCCTTTGGTGGAGCCGGAGGCCATGCTCCTGGGGTGGCCAGGAAGGCCTGCCAGATATTTGTGAGAAATGTAAGTGGCTCTTCAGGAACTTCTCAGGGGTTGTATGCACAAggaaggagggggcaggaagCCAGCAGGACCGAGTGGTAACAGGTCGAAGTCAGAGGGAGAGCTGAGTAGCGTGCAAGGGCCCTTTGCCACTTTCCCCGAAGTTTGGTGTTGGGAGAATGAGGAGGGAATGTGAGAGCTCGTGAATACTCGTGCAGCAGAAATAGTGGGTTTTGTGAAATCCTAAGCTTCTCTGACTACTGGATGGAAAAGCCAGTGATGTGAAGAATTTGAGTTTCTTGAACTGTCAGCTTGATGAGCTGCTAAATGACATGGCACGACAGttcaggggtgggggggaagggctGTGTCTGAATTATCTTTACCAGATTGACCACCTTTAGCTACTGTTCAGTGGTTCTGTGGGCTGCTCACCACAGGCAGCTGTGTGTTCTGCTCTGTGCATGGTGCTTCCACAGACAGATGCAGACAGGAGGGAATGAACTTGCTGTGCTAGTTTAGAACCTCACGCAGACAGACTCTTTGTTCTCTGCTGATCAATCTCAGTGTGAAGGTCAGCCAGTTTCTCTGTGTGATAAGTTTTAAAGGCACTCTGAGACAGTTGATGTTTGTGCATTAGGATTTGGTTGAATCACTCACCagtctcctttttctccctcagCTCCCATTTGATTTTACATGGAAGATGCTAAAAGACAAGTTCAACGAATGTGGTAAGTATTTGAGAGGCTTTCTAGGTGCTTCCTTGTGTTGTGGCTTGTTGGTGCTGCATTGGAGTCATGCAGCGAGGCTTCCATCCTAGTCTTCACAGACACCTTCCGTGACTCTGGAGGATGGATGGGACTTGCCATTTTTCTGCCTGTGCAAATATTCAAGCAGGTTgttgagtttccttttatgtGTCAGATACTTTTTCACCTgtgttctcatttcatctttgtttttctctttttttcccccttccggTTTTTGAAAGGAGGTAGTGTTGACCCCATTTTACAGTCAGGCCAAATCAtgttcccaaggtcacatggcttcTAAGTGAcaaagctaaataaaataaatacatctgaGACAAGGTTGTTTTCCACAATAGCACTATTGGTTTGCGCCTCAGAGAGCACTCGCCCAGCAGGTCCCTTGGGTGAGGTttcacaggctctgggcacacgGTAGCTTGTGTGCGATGAAGCTAAGGGTCTGTGATAGAGGTTTCCTGGCACACCAGGCAGCCATTCTGGAAGGGTCACTTTGTGGCCAAAAAGAAGTTGTCTCCGGTTGAGGCCCTGCCCCTCACGCCTACCACCTCTTTTCTTTTAACCGTGTCAAGTTGGGAGCCCCAGCCCTAAGCCAGAGGTCTGGGTAGCTCCCTGGATCAAGGCTTCCTCagtgttttctcatttccttttgctgCAGTGACTCAGATTTCACCACAATTGCTGCTTCTCCTGGTTCTTCTCTCGGGTCAACTGTTGAGCCATAGCCTGCCTTCTTGCCCTGTTCTTGTCCTCTTTCCACTCCTTAGTTCCCAAGTTGTAGTGGATATTCTGAAAAGTCAAATTGGATCACTTCCCCCTGCCACAGATGCCCGGAGGTGTCCCTCTGCTGTCAAGAGAAAGCCCAAACTACGATCCCCTGTACGACTTAATGTCACCCTAAGCTGTTTTAGACCCTTCCCGTGAGAAGCCCTCCAGGATGTTGACCTCTTAAGCAGAGTTGATGGCCCTAGAATTGTGAGTGCCAGCACCAGTTACACTGTGTGTTCTTGGCCCTGTGTTTCTGTGGCTCTTCCCTTGTAGATTGTTTCCATGGTGCTTGACACATACCTGGATGCTTAACCGGAGCTTGAATGAATATTTGTAACCTGTTTGCCAATTATTACAAAGCTTGTATTTGGACAGTACAGAAGTGTCCATGGTATTGGCATTGGCCTTGTAAATGCGGTGGAGCAGTGTATTAAATAAGTGAAGCCTCTGTGAAATTTGCCTGTAAAGCTGGCTTCACACAGCGTCTTTTTATAACTCTTGAGAGTAAAAGTGTGCATTTGAAGCCGCCAGGAATGCTCATGGTGGGTCAGATTGTTGTCCTGTGGCAGAAGAATGGCAATGTGGCTGAGGGCCATAGTAGCTGGGTTCCAGCCGCTGTGTTCTGAGCATTCATGCGCCAGGCGCGAGGGCCACCCTCCCTTTTGACTCTGTCAACCGAAATCCAACAGGTGATCTGGACTGAGTGGAGCCCAGACTGAGGCTGAGCTCTGGGTTTGCCTGATGAGTTGtggtctcttcttccctccctgtgcccaggcCACGTGCTGTATGCCGACATCAAGATGGAGAATGGGAAGTCCAAGGGGTGCGGTGTGGTTAAGTTTGAGTCGCCAGAGGTGGCTGAGAGAGCCTGCCGGATGATGAATGGGATGAAGCTGAGTGGCCGAGAGATTGATGTTCGAATCGATAGAAATGCTTAAGCAGTTGCCTTTTTTAAACATCGATACCAGACCtctgaatttgtattttttcttgttaACCATTTTAATTTGTTGGCTGGAtgtataaagatgtttaaaaaattcagttgctTTTTGGGGTAATTTGAATTACTTTTTTAATGACTGGGATTCCATTTGACTGTTTGCATTGAGATTGCAATGTGCGcaattttttttgtagttgtgGCATCTTGTTGACATCGAATATGACTTTGATAATAAATACCAGTTCCTGAAAGCTgcttgcttttgtgtgtgtgttgtggggtaACCGCCCGAGTTTGGGGGAGCTAGAGCTGCTCAGTCTCCTTTCTACCCTTGGAGCTGTGGACCCTTGGGCTGGGAGGCCACTGGCCCCAGCCACTTCAGAAAAATTTCGTGGAAACGGAATCCTGAGTGGACCTCAATCCCCCAGGGCTCGTTAATGGTGCACTTGGCTGTCGGAGCCATCCTGTCTCCCCTGGTGCAGTTCTGTAGGGCACAGATGCTGCATCAGGCTCGTTTCCAGTTAGACTTTTGTCTCAGTCTgctctggctgctgtaacaaacatttgtttctcacagttctggaggctgggaagtccaagatcaaagcgCTGGGAGATTCAGTGCCTGGTGAGGGCCCGGTCCTAGTTCGTGGATGACACCTTCTAGCTgtaacctcacatggcagaaggggccaGGGAACTTTCTCagacctcttttatttatttttaaaaaaaataattttttagctttatttgtttggctgcgccacacagcttgtgggaccttagttcccccaccagggattgaacctgggccctcagcagtgaaagtgcgtgcagagtcctaaccactggcctgccagggaacTCTCAGACCTCTTTTGTAGGGGCacgaatcccattcatgagggctctgctgCCACGACCTAATCCcctccccaaaggccccacctcctagtaCCATCATGTTGAGGGTTAGGTTTTCAACGCAGGAATTGTTTTTGGCAGCAAGGACACAAATGTTCAGTCCATAGCAGCTTTTCTTTGCTAAAACAGACCAAGTAGGGTGAGAGTTTCTGAGCATATTTTGTCCTGTCAGAGGTTTAGGCTGAACTTGATACCTGGACTCTTATCAGAACTGGGTCACATTCCCCCCAAGATGTGATCTCATACGTAAGTCCACTTGGGCTGTGTAGCCTGTGAGAAGCTGCAGCTGCTGCTTGTCACGTTGGATGTGGAGGGTCTTCACTCTGGCTGGCGGCTGACACGGGGTACCATCACGGGGACTCCCACCTCTAAGTCTAGCAAGGTGCCAGCTCCCTTGCTACCTTCTCCTGCCCTACTTTTCTCCTTTCTGGCCTATATCCTTGAGGGGTGTGACCTTGGAGAAGGGGGGTGACCCCACAGATTCCCCCAGGTGTCTGATCATGGCTCCACTGTGTGGTGCCCATCAGGAGGGAGAGACAAGACAAGAAGCAGGAATTGCTTTAAAAGAGGGGCTTTATGTGGTCTGTGTCTGTGGTCAGACAGGAGCCTGGGCAGTTCTGTGACGGCCAAACTGGGATCCAGGGCTCCTTCGGTTAAGAGGTGGCTGGATTGGTGGGTTGTCCTGGGTCCCCACCCCTGTAGGCCTTATCGTCCCCCGGGGAATGGTTGGTTATCCAGAGGATCTGCCGAGGAGGGGTGACTTCCAGTGACCCTTGCCCCATAAGCAGGTAGCCAGCAGCCCCTGGTGGAGTGGGATGGGACCTTACCCCCTCCCAAGACACTGTAGTCCCTTCCAGTCCACCCGGAGCATCCCCATACATACCCCAGGAACCGACGTCGTCATACACCTCTGTTTCCCTGGTTGAGAGCGCAGTTAAGGTCAGTAAGggtcaccccacccctcccccctaaATCCCCCACCCCATCAGGGCCAGCACTCACAGGGGCAGTAGAGCTGTTCTGGGTACATAGCCATCTGCAAGGAGAGAGCGGGGGTGGGTGAGTTCTCCACCCTTCCTGGTGTTTGGCGTCTTCCCAGGGCTGCCCCTGCTGGGCTCACTCACACTTGCCCTTGGTGTCCCGGCACAGCATCTCCTCCTTGCTGGTGAACTCTATCACCTCCAGGATCTCCCCACGCCGAAGCGCCAGGTGCTTGCCACCCCCGCGACGGGTCTTGGCGTTGGGGTCAATCATCATCCTTGTCTGAATCACAATCTCCCCCTCAAACTGGGGAGGAAGACATCAGAGCTTTTGGTCATGCTGCCACCCCGAGGACCCCTGCCTGGCTTCTTTCTGAGGATGGAATTTGTGGGGCTTTGGTCAACTGGGGCTGAGCACAGCCCTCCCAGGACTCTTGCTTTGCTTGGGGTTCACACCTTGAACTTCTTCCGGAACTCCCGCTCAGCTTTCTCTGCCTTCCGGATCTGCTTCAGAGACTTCAGGTCCGTGGGCGGCAACTGCTGTGGCTGGGGGCCCTTCTCCTTCCTGAGCCCCCGGGGAGTTGGGTGCTCGTGAGCAAGACGTGCTTCTCAGGGACCCCCTTTTACCGTCCTCCCAGAGCTCAGCCCCACCCTGTCCCACTCCCTTTGCCCTCTGGTACCTGGGCTCTTGGTCTTGTGGTGGCCTCCTGGGGGGTTGCTGGGTAGACAGCACTTCATCTGGGACAGTCAGAATGCTGAGTTAGGGCAGGGACCATTGGTTCGGCCTCTGAATCTGGCGGCCTGCTCTTTCCCTTGTCAGTTCTCAGGACCTtggtcccctccccaccccgctgcCCAGGCCTTTCTCATGAGTTGTGAGTTCTAGTGGattgcctttcattttcttaactccTGTCGCAGGACAGGCGTGGCAGAAACGTTACCACTCATTTCAGCTGTCTTGACTGTCATCCCAAGTTGCTTGCCGAGGAGGACCTAAGGGTTCAGAGAGGTAACACAGCCTGCCCCAGGTCACCCAGCAGTTAAATGGTAGAGGCAGGATTTCTCTGTAGGCTTTTGAGGCCATTTCACGCCTGCCTTGTAGAGCAGGTGGGGTTCTGGGAATTGTGATGAGATTTGGGTCAAAAAGTAAGGCGAAGAAAAGTAATTCCTGGAAGCAAAGAAGTCTCCCTCTAAGAAGGGGCTGTTGGGCTGGGACTCTTGCCTGGCCTGGCTGATGATGAGACTGGACTGTGAGGGGTCTCCCAGGTGAGGACTGACTACCCCGCAAATGACCAGCTTTCCAGGTATGAGCCCTGTTGGCCAAGGGTGTGGCTTACAGTGAGAGCCTTGTGAACACAAGGGGAGTGAAGGATCCAGAACCTGAAGCCCCTAGCTTTTTGCAGTCCTCTCTGAATGACTTGAAGTGCTGCTCTGGACATTTCTAGGCCAGCAGACCCTTCCATCAAGCTGCCCGAGGGGCATCTGCATGGGGCCCTTCCACCCCTTCAGACACTGAGTTTGCCTCCAGCCTCAGCTGGGTGGTGCTCGGGTAACGGTGCCACCCAGAGGCTGCCCAGGCCGGAGATGGTCACCCGGCTGGGAGCAGCCTTGACTTCACCCCAGGGCCCCTACAGACCTGCCGCAGCCAGAGAGTGCAGCCCTGGGCACGGCAGTGCGGGGCAGACCCTGGTGCCCTGTGTCCCCAGCTTTCTGGCAGTGTGATCCTGAGCACGCTACCCTCAGCTCCTGAGAAAGAGCTAGGCCCGGCCCCTCCAGAGGAGCCCCCAGCTGTGCAGGGAGCCTCTAGTGGAGCCGCCACTGCTCTGAGTGAGGCAGAGAGTGGGAGGGGGGAGCCCAGAGTCCTTCCAACTGGGGACAGACTTGAGAAGGGCAGAGCTGCCTTTGGGACAATCACTGAGCCCCACTCGAGAAGCGGGGAGATCTGGGGAAGCATGTGGTATCGGCTCAGAACCTAGAAGAGTGACTGGCGGTTGTCCAGTGGCTGGGACggtgagcagagggaggaaagtgCCTCGTCTACttggggttggggaaggggaagcGGTGGGCCATGCCTGCGGAGCTGCTGGAAGTGGATGGCCAGAGGTGCTCCCTCCCCACGTCCACATCCCCAAGACAGGCCCCCCAGACCCAAGCCACAGAGCTTAACTGGAGCGGAAGCAGGAGGGGCCCTGTCAGGAAGCTCTGTGCTAACAGGGGTGTTGCAAGCAGCCCCTGGGGAAAGCCCAGGAGAAGCagaaggggctggggaaggagtaACAGCTGTATAGGCAGCAGACTTTGGAGGGTGGGCTGGTGAGGTGGGAGCGGTAGCTGGGGATCCCAAAGGCACCTCTGATGAAACGTTCCCCTGCAGGAGACCCTTCCAAAGACAGGGCAGGGAAGCAGCCCGGGAGCCTAGGGTCTGGGCTCCTGTGTATTGGCTGTGCgacctggggcaagtcacttctTGCCTCAAGCTTGTCCTCAAGCTTCCActcctgtaaaatgggcaggACACTGCCTCGGGGGTGGTGGGCTGTGCACATTCGGTGAAGTGCTGGCATGGGAGCCTTGGTGTTTTCACATGGGGTTGGTGAATGCATCATCCGCGAGCTGGGCCTGCTTGGCCTTCATCCTGCTCTCCAGGAGCAGAGTtgtggaagggagagaagaagcaTCCTTGGAAACCCAGAGCACAGAGAGAGAGTTGCCTGGGACTGCAGACCTGGAGGGTCGGCCACACCCTgtctccagcccctgcctctgagtTCAGGCCCAAGTCCTGCCTGGATATCCCTCAGGCACCTCCAACACCACGGGTCCCTTACTCAGGTGCAGGCTCAACATTTGGGCCTCAACCCTGTCATGAGCTCGCTCTCGTCCCTGGTGATGCACCACCAAGTCCTCTTGCTGCTTTGTACCTGATCCTTCCACTGCTCTCCATGTCTTCTGCCACCACCCTGGCCCACACCCCTGCCCTGGCCACACCCTGGTCAGGCTGCTGGCCTCTGGGCTGCCCTTACTCACATTGTTCCACCCACCAGGAGCTGGTGTGACCTTTCTGAAAGGcccctccttctctctgcttcctcccctgGTGCTGCTTTCAATCCATCAGGGATATGGATTGCCACTTGGCGTCTCGCTAGCAACATGGCAGAACACACCCTTGTGACAAATGTTCCCCAGGTGCCTTGGCAGACTGGTCTGGCTGAGGGCCTGGCCCTGTCACCAACAAACCTCTGCccttggggctggggctggagtcgTCTGTGGGCTCCACGTCCTCGTACAGCTTGTAGGCCTCATCTGGGTCCCTGCGGGGATACCTGAGATGAGGGCCTCTTTCGGTCCCGTGACCCACGCCTGTACCCCCTGACTCCTACTCACTGTGGGGTGTCTTCAGGCTGTCGAGCCAGGAAGCCGGCAGAAAAGCTCCTCGGCAGAGCTGTGGGGTGATGagaacaggagggagggaggcgggcaCTGCCAGGGAGCCTCCACACCCTCCTTTCTGCCTGGGCCGCCCTCACCCACCTGTGCCTGCTGCCAAGGTCCTTCGAAATCTCTGGACGTCCCTGGGGCCTGGGGGCAGTGGGGGCTTGGCTGGAGGGGCGCCCAGGCTGCTGACTGGGGGGAGAGGCCTCCGCCGGGGTGGGTGGCCAGGTTTGAGGCCCAGCCTCGAGCCTCCACCGCAAGTGAGGGCTCCAGATCTCTGCTGCCTGGCTCCAAACCCTGGGCTGAGTGGGAACCTAGGGCTGGAGCCTGCAACGGCAGTGGGCAGTGAGCTCTCTGAACGGGAGCCAGGGAGTGGAGGCTTTCTAGGGAGGTCACCGAAGAACTCTGCCTGCTTCCTGGGCAGAGATCTGGGCTTGGGCTGGGAGGACTTGCAGGGCGGCCCCCGCCACTCGGGCTGCAGAAACTCCTTGGGGAGCAGGCTGCACTCGGGCCCCGAGGACGTCCTGGGGAGGTCACCACACTCGGGCCGCGGGGGCTTCTCGGGGAGGTCACTCAGCGGAGGCTGTGGCATCTTTCCGGGGACTGTACTGAAGTTGGGCTGTGAGGAGTGAGGCTGGGGCTCACTGGACTCGGGCTTTGAAGGGGGCATTGGGGGGACCTCAGTGGACTCGGGCTGCGGCAGGGACTTCTCAGGGAGACCACTGACCCCAAGCTGCGGGGGCTTCTCGGGAACGGTACTGAACTTGGGCTGGGGGGGCTTCAGGGTGGCCTCATTGGACTCAGGCTGCTGGGACTTCTCGGGAACGGTACTGAACTTGGGCTGGGGGGGCTTCAGGGTGGCCTCATTGGACTCAGGCTGCTGGGACTTCCTGGGGAATGCACCGAACTTGGGCCCTGTGGGGGGCCTTGGGGCGTGGCTGAGCTCAGGCTGCAGGGGCTTCCTGGGGAATGGAGTGGCCTTGAGCTGTGGGACCTTCTTGGAGAGTTCACTGAACTCAAGTTTGCAGGGCTTCTTGGGCAGATCAGTGAACTCGGGCTGGGGGTGCTTCTTGGGATGCTCGCCTAGCTCAGGCTGTGGAAACTTTTTGAGGAGTTTGTTGAACTCGGGCTTTGGAGATACTTGGGGGAGTTTGCCGGTCTCGGGCTGAGAGGCCTGGAACTTTGCTTGAAGGCTCCGAAAGTCCTGATGACTCCCCTAGGGGACACGGAGTCAGGCAGGGACTCAGACACATGCGGGTGGTGGAGAGACGGACGTGGGACAAGCGGACATGGTCACGGACACGCACCCCCTTCCCCTGGCTCCTGTTCAGTTAGCTCCTCTCCCCCACCTTCTGCCCTTGGCCGCCATCTCTGTTGGCCATAGACTCCCACGTTTTTGTGTCTCTAGCCTCCCGGTGGGTCGCAGGCCCTCCTAAACTACCACACCCTCTGACCTCGCCACTCAGGACCAGGATGCGCACCCAGCCTCATCCCACTCTGGACCCGAGCTCCTGGGGCCCCTGGGGCCTGCTGCTCCCAtagcccgccccgccccctcagTCAGGGGAGCATCCTCgagctcc
This window harbors:
- the HNRNPM gene encoding heterogeneous nuclear ribonucleoprotein M isoform X1, coding for MEESMKKAAEVLNKHSLSGRPLKVKEDPDGEHARRAMQKVMATTGGMGMGPGGPGMINIPPSILNNPNIPNEIIHALQAGRLGSTVFVANLDYKVGWKKLKEVFSMAGVVVRADILEDKDGKSRGIGTVTFEQSIEAVQAISMFNGQLLFDRPMHVKMDERALPKGDFFPPERPQQLPHGLGGIGMGLGPGGQPIDANHLNKGIGMGNIGPAGMGMEGIGFGINKMGGMEGPFGGGMENMGRFGSGMNMGRINEMERGMGGGFERDFARNEMGMSRSFGEPLGRGMEILSNALKRGEIIAKQGGGGGGGSVPGIERMGPGIDRIGGAGMERMGAGLGHGMDRVGSEIERMGLVMDRMGSVERMGSGIERMGPLGLDHMASSIERMGQTMERIGSGVERMGAGMGFGLERMAAPIDRVGQTIERMGSGVERMGPAIERMGLSMERMVPAGMGAGLERMGPVMDRMATGLERMGANNLERMGLERMGANSLERMGLERMGANSLERMGPAMGPALGAGIERMGLAMGGGGGASFDRAIEMERGNFGGSFAGSFGGAGGHAPGVARKACQIFVRNLPFDFTWKMLKDKFNECGHVLYADIKMENGKSKGCGVVKFESPEVAERACRMMNGMKLSGREIDVRIDRNA
- the HNRNPM gene encoding heterogeneous nuclear ribonucleoprotein M isoform X2, producing MEESMKKAAEVLNKHSLSGRPLKVKEDPDGEHARRAMQKVMATTGGMGMGPGGPGMINIPPSILNNPNIPNEIIHALQAGRLGSTVFVANLDYKVGWKKLKEVFSMAGVVVRADILEDKDGKSRGIGTVTFEQSIEAVQAISMFNGQLLFDRPMHVKMDERALPKGDFFPPERPQQLPHGLGGIGMGLGPGGQPIDANHLNKGIGMGNIGPAGMEGPFGGGMENMGRFGSGMNMGRINEMERGMGGGFERDFARNEMGMSRSFGEPLGRGMEILSNALKRGEIIAKQGGGGGGGSVPGIERMGPGIDRIGGAGMERMGAGLGHGMDRVGSEIERMGLVMDRMGSVERMGSGIERMGPLGLDHMASSIERMGQTMERIGSGVERMGAGMGFGLERMAAPIDRVGQTIERMGSGVERMGPAIERMGLSMERMVPAGMGAGLERMGPVMDRMATGLERMGANNLERMGLERMGANSLERMGLERMGANSLERMGPAMGPALGAGIERMGLAMGGGGGASFDRAIEMERGNFGGSFAGSFGGAGGHAPGVARKACQIFVRNLPFDFTWKMLKDKFNECGHVLYADIKMENGKSKGCGVVKFESPEVAERACRMMNGMKLSGREIDVRIDRNA
- the HNRNPM gene encoding heterogeneous nuclear ribonucleoprotein M isoform X12 — its product is MAAGVEAAAEVAATEPKMEEESGAPGVPSGNGAPGPKGEGERPAQNEKRKEKNIKRGGNRFEPYANPTKRYRAFITNIPFDVKWQSLKDLVKEKVGEVTYVELLMDAEGKSRGCAVVEFKMEESMKKAAEVLNKHSLSGRPLKVKEDPDGEHARRAMQKAGRLGSTVFVANLDYKVGWKKLKEVFSMAGVVVRADILEDKDGKSRGIGTVTFEQSIEAVQAISMFNGQLLFDRPMHVKMDERALPKGDFFPPERPQQLPHGLGGIGMGLGPGGQPIDANHLNKGIGMGNIGPAGMGMEGIGFGINKMGGMEGPFGGGMENMGRFGSGMNMGRINEILSNALKRGEIIAKQGGGGGGGSVPGIERMGPGIDRIGGAGMERMGAGLGHGMDRVGSEIERMGLVMDRMGSVERMGSGIERMGPLGLDHMASSIERMGQTMERIGSGVERMGAGMGFGLERMAAPIDRVGQTIERMGSGVERMGPAIERMGLSMERMVPAGMGAGLERMGPVMDRMATGLERMGANNLERMGLERMGANSLERMGLERMGANSLERMGPAMGPALGAGIERMGLAMGGGGGASFDRAIEMERGNFGGSFAGSFGGAGGHAPGVARKACQIFVRNLPFDFTWKMLKDKFNECGHVLYADIKMENGKSKGCGVVKFESPEVAERACRMMNGMKLSGREIDVRIDRNA
- the HNRNPM gene encoding heterogeneous nuclear ribonucleoprotein M isoform X6, which encodes MEESMKKAAEVLNKHSLSGRPLKVKEDPDGEHARRAMQKVMATTGGMGMGPGGPGMINIPPSILNNPNIPNEIIHALQAGRLGSTVFVANLDYKVGWKKLKEVFSMAGVVVRADILEDKDGKSRGIGTVTFEQSIEAVQAISMFNGQLLFDRPMHVKMDERALPKGDFFPPERPQQLPHGLGGIGMGLGPGGQPIDANHLNKGIGMGNIGPAGMEGPFGGGMENMGRFGSGMNMGRINEILSNALKRGEIIAKQGGGGGGGSVPGIERMGPGIDRIGGAGMERMGAGLGHGMDRVGSEIERMGLVMDRMGSVERMGSGIERMGPLGLDHMASSIERMGQTMERIGSGVERMGAGMGFGLERMAAPIDRVGQTIERMGSGVERMGPAIERMGLSMERMVPAGMGAGLERMGPVMDRMATGLERMGANNLERMGLERMGANSLERMGLERMGANSLERMGPAMGPALGAGIERMGLAMGGGGGASFDRAIEMERGNFGGSFAGSFGGAGGHAPGVARKACQIFVRNLPFDFTWKMLKDKFNECGHVLYADIKMENGKSKGCGVVKFESPEVAERACRMMNGMKLSGREIDVRIDRNA